Below is a genomic region from Prolixibacteraceae bacterium.
TGATGCGAGTCATTTGAGTTTACTGATGAAATTAGAGTAATCTAAAGTAGAAGAAACAATATATGAGGTTGTAGTTCAATGAGATGTTTGAACTACAACCTTTCTTGTTTTCAGAAAATTATATTTTATTCTAGGGAGAATGGCATATTGTATGGTTGTTTCGTTGGTCGATACTAATTATTACTACTATTCGATCTTTTTGTGTTGATTATACTGTGGTACTACTCAGTAATAGTCGTCTTTATTTATGATTGAGTTCTATTTTCCCCTCTTGATAACATTGATTTCGCAGCTCTTTAAAAAAGATGTCCATTTGGAACATGTACCATTTCAATATTCATGGAATCTATATTGAGGACGTCTATTTTGTTATCACTTCGATAAGATACTTATGGAACGATTCCACTCTTAAAAAGAGTTCCGATTTTTTATATCATTGTGAAGAGAAAAAGCAGTAAACTGACGAATGATAATTTGTCAGTTTACTGCTTTGAATTAAATCACCTCTTCAGTGACCTCAATATTTAATTCCTTCTTCGGTTCAAAAGAGTTGATGCCTTACATTAAGTTCGACTGCTCGCTTATATGAACTAATAGTGTTAGAAGGACGCTTTTTGAAAAGGGTTTTCATTCTTATTGAATGGGCATATATAGTAGCTGTAGTGATATGATTTTTTGTTTAAGCGATACCTTTTTCTAGGTAGAGCCCACCAGCTATCATATCCTCCAACTCCAGTCTGTTTATAGTCAATATTTACACTTATAGTCTTACGCTTTGGTAGATCATATAAGTGTCCAGTCCTTCTCTCTCCTGAATCGAAATCACTTTTTAAGAATGGAAGTGTGCTCATCGAAATAAGACTGTCTGCAATAAATATGATACCGTTACCATTTCGATCTGTTAGTGTGGCCCAGCGTATGTCTGTTTTATAACCGTTCTCTTGAGGTCTTACATAATCATGATATTGCTCTATTACTTTACTACTATATTCTCCAACAATTGAAGCAGCGTGTCTGTCCCAATAATTCTCGTAAGGGCCGCGTCCAAAATAGGTGAAGTTTGAATATTTATCAGAAAGTAGTAGGTTCATTCCAAACCTTGGCAACATCATTGGCGCTTTATCACCAATATTTATTTTTTCATCTACCTTAATGACACCATCATTATAGACATGATATGCAATTATTAAATCACTTTTTGTCTTTGAGAGTTTGTAGTGATAGGTTACAGATATTTCTGACTCTTTTACCTCTACTTCATAACGATCAATTGAGTTGTTTTCAGTGTCTAATTTCCATGCTTTTAGTTTTTTATGAAGTTTTGCTCCATAATCATTATCATTAGGTGCTCTCCAGAAATCAGGTGTCGGTCCTTGATTGAAAATTTTCTTGCCATTTACTTTATATGAATCAATTCTTCCCTCAGAATGGTTAAAGCTAATGGTAATTTGTTTATTTGATATCTTAATTCCACTCTTCGACTTCGTTACTTTTAGCTTTGGAGAGGTCGTTATGTATGTCTTGTTTCTTTTATTTGATGTTAGTTGGAATTGTTCGTAAGCCATTAACCAATCTTTAGGAACAAGTGGTGTTTCTGAGATGGAATAAGCTTTGAAGTTCAGAAAGTATTCTACCCCCTTTTTATCTGTGATTTCTGATGTTGGGATAGTTACAACTTTTGATTTTCGAGCGTTAAGGTTAAAGTTATGAAGTGTTCCTTTATCGATGACCTGATTATTTGCAAGAAGTTCCCACTGTATCCTAATATTTGTCAAATCAATAAAATCATATTGGTTTATAATTTGAACTTTACCTTGCTTTAAATCTTCTGCAATAAAACGAATAAATTGGTGGACTTTCTTTACCTCATAAAGTGATGGATTTGGGGTTCTGTCAGGTTGAATAATACCATTGATACAGAAATTGCCATCAGTATGTATTCCCTTGGGTTCATAGTCTCCACCGTATGTCCAATAAGGACTACCATCCTTTGTATGCTCAAGTAGTCCTTGATCAACCCAATCCCATATAAAACCTCCTTGTAAAAGTTTTTTACTATAGATTAGGTCCCAATAATCTTCAAAGTTTCCTACTGAATTACCCATAGCATGAGCATATTCTGACATGATATATGGTCGATAAGATGCAGGATCATCGGCATATTTCTTCATTCGTTCGATAGACGGGTATTGTGGACATATAATATCTGTATGAGGTCTAAATTCAATACGTTCGTACTGTACAACTCTAGATGGATCTCTACGATGTAACCATCTTGACATCGCTTCGAATGTTTTACCATCGCCAGCTTCGTTACCCAAGGACCAAAATACAATCGAAGGGTGGTTTTTGTCTCTTTCAACCATACGAACCATTCTATCCATATGTGCCTTTTTCCATAGCGGGTTTTTAGCTAATGACTCTTTACCGTAGCCCATTCCGTGAGATTCAATATTTGCTTCATCGCAGACATAAAAACCATATTCATCACAAAGGTCGTAGAATAAAGGATCATTAGGATAATGAGCAAGACGAACTGCGTTTATGTTGTTTCGCTTCATTAACTCTAGGTCTTTTCTCATTAGCTCTTCTGAAATAACGTGTCCGGTTATTTGATCGTGTTCGTGTCTATTAACGCCTTTGATGTAAACAGGAACTCCATTGACGCAAAACTGCTTGTCAATTATCTCAACTTTTCTGAATCCAACTCTATTTCCTGTTATATCTAATATTTTATCTCCTTGCTTTAAAGTTAAAACAAGTTTATATAAGTTTGGTGTTTCAGCTGTCCATTTAAGAGGAGAGGAGATTCGTTTGAAGAAATCGACCTTGGTTTGTTTTGAAGAGATAGATACTTCTGTTTTATCTGCAGCAATAATATTGTTTTGATAATCTAGAAGTTGCATGGTAAGTTCAAACGGAGTATCATAAGTTTGTCGATGATCCGAAATGTTGGCTTCAATTGTAAGTAGTCCGTCTTTGTAGTTTCTATCGAGATTACTTGTAACAAAAATATCTCTGATATAAACTGGGTTTACAGCATAGATATAGATGTCTCTTTCAATGCCACTTAATCTCCAAAAGTCTTGATCTTCTAGATATGACCCATCGCACCATCTCATAATACGCGCACTTACTGTATTCTTGCCTTTTTTAATGTACGAAGTTATATCAAATTCTGCTGGAGTTTTGGATCCTTGACTGTAGCCAACTTCCATTCCATTAATCCAAAGTTTGAGATTGGATTTTACAGCTCCAAAATGTATATATATCTGCTGTCCACTCCATGAATTAGGGACTGTAAATGATCTTTTATATGATGCTGTGGGATTTTTTTCTTGAGGTACAAGAGGAGGATTCTTTTTAAATGGGTAGATAATATTGGTGTAAATAGGAAAAGAATATCCCTCAAGTTCCCAATTAGATGGTACGGTTATTTTGTTCCATTTATCCGTATTGTAATCATTTTTGTGAAAGTCTTTGGGGGCATCTTTGGGGTTTTTAGCAAGATGAAAGAACCATTTTCCATTAAGAGATTGGTAATTTTTAAGCTCTTTTAATGAAGTATTGAAAAGGTCTTCTGGCTTTTCGACATGTTTTAATGTTGCATGTGGCTTCTCTTTGTTTTTCTGGAAAAAAGATGGGTCTTCCCAATAGTTTTGTGCGATAGTGATATTACATATGAATGTAAGTAAGACTAAAACAGACCATAGTTGTGGTTTCATGAAAGTCAGTTTAATTATGTTAGTTAATCAAGGTGTCTGATTCTAATGTTAGGATGGATGCAACAGTCTGTGCATGTTATTAGTTACAGATCTTGTGAAAATAGTTAATTTATTCGGAATTAGATATGTTGATACATTAAAAGAGTTACTTTATTGATATAATTATATTATTTTTAGTAGTTAAATTATGAAATTAAATAATATGAGTCGAGCCGTTAATGAGTGGGATAAACGTTATTCTGAAGATGAATATATTTATGGGATATCTCCCAATAATTTTTTAAAAGATTCTTTAGAACGCTATAGTGTTAAGGGAAACATACTGATGGTTGCTGAAGGTGAGGGGCGGAATGGTGTCTATGTTGCAAAAAAGGGTCTTAATGTTTATGCATTTGATATTAGTGCACAGGCAAAAGTTAAGGCTTTAAGATTAACAGAGAAGATGGATGTTACTATTGATTATAAAGTAGGCGATTTTAGGGAACTAGAGTGGAATCATGATGGTTTTGATGCGATTGTTTTGATTTATTCACACTTTCCACCTGAAATAAGAACTTCATATTTCCAAAAGATGATTTCCCTTTTAAAGAATAATGGATATGTTATATTTGAATGTTTTAGTGAAGAACATCTTTCATATCGAGATAAGAATCCATCAGTAGGTGGCCCCAATAATATAGAATTATTGTATAGTGAAGGTTTTCTGAGAGGTGAATTTAATGAGTTAGATATTCTAGAGCTGAAAGAAAAGGAGATTGTTTTAGAGGAAGGAACGTTTCATCAAGGGATTGCAAAAGTTCTTCGAATGGTGGCACGAAAAAGCGAATAAGGTATAAATCCTCATTCGCCATAGTTGAGTTGTCTAATCTGGAATGATTGTCTTAATCAATGAGTTTCATTCCATTTTATATTTATTCAATATTGAATGTTTGAATGGCAACTACACGTTTATCATTAGAGTTGCTGTTTCCTGAAATCATAAAGAAGTTTCCATTGAAACCATCTTTTTCAAAAACAGTAGGTTTTGCATTCTTGAATGTAACAGGAAGGGTTGACATCGTGTAATATGTTTTGGGGTAAGCTTCGCTCTCATATTTTCCCGCATTCGCTCCCGAGATATAGTATGTAAGTTGATCATTTAAGGAGTTAATCCCACCTTCATTTTTTAGATATATTTCCACATATAATTCATCTTGTCCATATAGCGTTTCAGCATTAATATCCATGTCTATTTGGCTAATACTCTTGCTTTCTGGGATATCCTCTTCTTTTACAAATACAGAAAAATAACCATTTTCATTATGGTTTGATACGACAGAGTTTCCTGCTACAATATCTAATATTTGTAAGTTAAATGTTCCTTTTCCTGTAATTGTTGAAGAGCCTGGAGGTATTGGTGATCCTTCAATTGTCTCTCCATATTCAGGTAGTTGGAACTGAAGTTTTCCATCTGAGGTTCTAACGATAAACACAACGCTTTGCCCAGGTAATACATCTGAGGCCATTGCTACTGTTTCACCATATGTCGTGGTGATGGCAGCTGCAATAACGTCATAGTTTTGATATTTTGTATCTTTAATATACAAAGTTTGATTGTACTCTACTTCTTGATCATAGAGATAAACTTTATCAGTCAAGTTTGAAACATCACCTTGATGAGTTACTGTGTTGGCACCTTGAATCAACTCCATTGGAATTAAGATAGAAGGATTTTGCAGCGTATAATCACATCTGTAACTAGTAAGACCATAATGTGCTTTATCTGTTGCTTCTGTTGGTGTTGTATTAACGTCAGGATGATAGATGTCAACATAAAATGTCAAGGTGCTATTTTGGATGACTTGGAATGTAATTTCCTCTTCAGTAAGATCTATATCTTCGATAAAAATATCTTCAGCGATCATATCACCATACACTCTTAACGTATATCCAGAGGTTTCATATTCGTAAGTTATAGTGGACTCACTTTCTGTGGCTTTAGTTGATTTAAGACTCAATCCTAAAGATTGATCTGTTCTAAAACTAAGATTAACATTGACAGGTGTGCCAATTTCATTTTCGCCATTATCATCATCATTACAAGAGATCATGGCAAAAATAGTTAGATAGATGACTAGTATTTTTTTCATGGTATTTTATTTTTGTTAATATTAATATAAAACATGCTTCGGTACATAAATGTTTTGGAGTATTATTTGTTCGTTGAGATTGAGAATTTTTTTATCGCAACTATGGTTTGGGGGTCGGTTTCATCACTTGCAAAAGTCAAGAAGAAATTACCTGTTTTAATATCTTGCTTATAGTATTCAACTTTCGCATCTTTAATATGCTTCGGTAAATCATTAAAGTTGTAGAAACTTAATGGGCTCGATTCAATTGCATATTTTCCTGCATTCGGTCCCATAATGTAATATAATAGAAGATCATTTGAATTATTTATATGACCTTTATGTTGAAGATAAATTTTTACGTAAATGATCTTATCCCCTTGTAATGATTCTGCTAGAATGTCAATTTCAAAATCTCTCAATTTTTTATTTTTAGGGATATCTTCTTTTAAAACAAAAACATTTGATTCATTATTGGTTGAATGTTTAGTTAAAATAGCACTACCCCCAATGATATCTATTATATTCACGTTATATGTGCCTTTCCCAATTATAGATGATGTTGCCGGAGGAATAGGATATCCCGGTTGTTCTTGATTATATGACGGTAAGTTAAATTGAATTTTGGTGTCATAGGATTGAACTATATATAAAATGCTTTTGCCAGCAATTACTTCTGCTACCATTGCGATATTATTTCCATGAATCGATTGTACAACAGCAGGGACAATATTATATTCATTATATATTGATTCTTTAATGTAAAGAGTTTGATTATATTCTATTTCTTGATTGTAAAGAAAAATCTTTTGAGTCAATTTATTGGCCTCTCCTTGATCGGTTACTGTAAATGCTCCTTGGATAAGTTCTAGAGGTATCGTGATTGAGTTTTTTTTGTCTCCGTATAAGCACCGATATCCTGTTAATCCATAATGGGCCTTTAAGGTTGCGTCAGTAGGATTAAATGCTACCTTGGGATTGTAAACGTCAATATAGAAAGTCTGTGTACTGTTTTGAATAACATCAATCTGAATTTCATCTGTGAGTAGATCTACATCTTCATAAATGATGTCATTTTCAATTAAATCACCATATACCCTAATTGTATATCCGGTGTATTCATAATCGTATTGAATCGTATTATTTGATTTTAATACTAAGGATAATGAATTGTTGGGTCTGAAATTCATGACAACAGAAACTTCTTCTCTTATAGAGGTGTGCTCAGAACTTGTGGTACACCCTAAAGTGAATACAAAAAATAATATATAGTAGATTTTTATTTTCATGTTGTTAAGGAGTCGTTGTTAGAAGAAACATTAGTTATTTATGTTTGTTTTCGATTTTTTTTATTTTAGGATAAATTATGAGATATGTCCCCATTACTTTATGTCATTATAATTGTTAGTAAATGTGAATTATGTGTCATGGTATTATCCCGTTGTGTTGTAAATTGAACACAAAAAAGATATGATGCGGATATTTATATTGTTTTTATTATTTCAATTTACTGTTTTGTATGGGTGGTCAAAAAAGAAGAATTATTTAGAATTGTCCCCATTGACTATTGGCACAATAACTCCAAGAAGCTGGCTAAATAAAGAAGCTGAATTTGCAATAACTGGAATTCCTGGGAATTTAGACTTGTCAACAATCAAACCTTTTTCATTACACCCATTTCTAATGGAGAATCATAAAAGTGGTGCTTTTGGGTATGAACAAATGGGGTATTACTTGGATGGTGTAACACGACTTGCTTATATTACGAATAACCAGAAATTAAAAAAGAAAGTATCTCGTTACTACAATGCATGTTTGAAGAGACAAGATAACGATGGCTTTTTTATTTCAGGGATGAAGTCGGATAAGAATTCTTGGGCTA
It encodes:
- a CDS encoding class I SAM-dependent methyltransferase, translating into MKLNNMSRAVNEWDKRYSEDEYIYGISPNNFLKDSLERYSVKGNILMVAEGEGRNGVYVAKKGLNVYAFDISAQAKVKALRLTEKMDVTIDYKVGDFRELEWNHDGFDAIVLIYSHFPPEIRTSYFQKMISLLKNNGYVIFECFSEEHLSYRDKNPSVGGPNNIELLYSEGFLRGEFNELDILELKEKEIVLEEGTFHQGIAKVLRMVARKSE
- a CDS encoding DUF4981 domain-containing protein, with the protein product MKPQLWSVLVLLTFICNITIAQNYWEDPSFFQKNKEKPHATLKHVEKPEDLFNTSLKELKNYQSLNGKWFFHLAKNPKDAPKDFHKNDYNTDKWNKITVPSNWELEGYSFPIYTNIIYPFKKNPPLVPQEKNPTASYKRSFTVPNSWSGQQIYIHFGAVKSNLKLWINGMEVGYSQGSKTPAEFDITSYIKKGKNTVSARIMRWCDGSYLEDQDFWRLSGIERDIYIYAVNPVYIRDIFVTSNLDRNYKDGLLTIEANISDHRQTYDTPFELTMQLLDYQNNIIAADKTEVSISSKQTKVDFFKRISSPLKWTAETPNLYKLVLTLKQGDKILDITGNRVGFRKVEIIDKQFCVNGVPVYIKGVNRHEHDQITGHVISEELMRKDLELMKRNNINAVRLAHYPNDPLFYDLCDEYGFYVCDEANIESHGMGYGKESLAKNPLWKKAHMDRMVRMVERDKNHPSIVFWSLGNEAGDGKTFEAMSRWLHRRDPSRVVQYERIEFRPHTDIICPQYPSIERMKKYADDPASYRPYIMSEYAHAMGNSVGNFEDYWDLIYSKKLLQGGFIWDWVDQGLLEHTKDGSPYWTYGGDYEPKGIHTDGNFCINGIIQPDRTPNPSLYEVKKVHQFIRFIAEDLKQGKVQIINQYDFIDLTNIRIQWELLANNQVIDKGTLHNFNLNARKSKVVTIPTSEITDKKGVEYFLNFKAYSISETPLVPKDWLMAYEQFQLTSNKRNKTYITTSPKLKVTKSKSGIKISNKQITISFNHSEGRIDSYKVNGKKIFNQGPTPDFWRAPNDNDYGAKLHKKLKAWKLDTENNSIDRYEVEVKESEISVTYHYKLSKTKSDLIIAYHVYNDGVIKVDEKINIGDKAPMMLPRFGMNLLLSDKYSNFTYFGRGPYENYWDRHAASIVGEYSSKVIEQYHDYVRPQENGYKTDIRWATLTDRNGNGIIFIADSLISMSTLPFLKSDFDSGERRTGHLYDLPKRKTISVNIDYKQTGVGGYDSWWALPRKRYRLNKKSYHYSYYICPFNKNENPFQKASF